In Hyperolius riggenbachi isolate aHypRig1 chromosome 1, aHypRig1.pri, whole genome shotgun sequence, the genomic window TTTAACCAGCTTTGGCAGGCTGTTACGGAACTTCCCACCAGCTACACTCGCAATTGGGTACCCTGCCTTCATTATCTCTGCCCTGCCCCACGGACCACAAACTAAGGTGGTATCCTCCTTACCTCAGTCATCAAGCTGATTACAGAAGAtggctaaaagaaaaaaagatgatcAGTATCGTACTTTTCAGCCGGAATGGACAGAGGAATTCGCCTTTATGGAGAGAGCAggttctgcagtgtgtctactatgCAACGATAAAATTGCATCAATGAAACGGTCTAATTTACAGCAGCATTTTGAAACACGCCATACTACTTTTGCATCAAAATATCCGGTGGGGGACAGCAGGAAGAAAGCATGTAAAGAGCTACTGGGTAGAGTGCAAGCTAGTCAACAGCAACTCCGTGTTTGGACCCAACAAGGTGACTGGAATTCAGCTAGCTTTGCTGGTGCTTTAGCATTTGTGAAACATGGAAAGCCATTCACAGATGGGGAGTATGCCAAAACATTCATGCTTGATGTTGCCAATGAACTTTTTGACGACTTTTCGGATAAAGACAAAATAATCAAACGAATAAAAGACATGCCTCTGTCGGCAAGAACTGTTCACGATCGTACCATCATGATGGCAAATAAAATTGAGGCAACACAAGTGAAGGACATAAACACAGCACTATTCTTTTCTCTCGCTTTGGATGAGTCAACAGACGTAAGCCATTTATCCCAGTTCAGTGTGATTGCAAGGTATGCTGTCGGTGACAAAATACGTGAAGAAAGTCTTGCTGTTTTGCCTATGAAAGGGACAACAAGAGGGGAAGATTTATTCAAGGCTTTCACTGAGTTCGCTAAAGAACAAAATCTACCTATGGATAAACTTATTTCGGTGTGTACTGATGGTGCTCCGTGCATGGTGGGGAAAAACAGAGGATTCGTATCGCTTCTTCGTGAACATGAAAAGAGACCCATCCTAAGTTTTCACTGCATCCTACATCAGGAGGCACTTTGTGCTCAGATGTGTGGCGAACAGCTTGGtgaggtgatgtcactggtcatTCGGGTTGTAAACTTTATAGCTGCACGAGCTTTACATGATCGCCAGTTTAAAACACTGCTGGAGGAAGTTGGGAATAAttatcctggtctgcttctgcacaGCAATGTGCGTTGGTTGTCAAGAGGAAAGGTGCTCAGCCGTTTCGCAGCTTGTCTGAGCGAAATCCGGACTTTTCTTGCAATGAAAAAAGTTGAGCATCCTGAGTTAGCAAACACTGAGTGGCTCCTGAAGTTCTACTATCTTGTGGACATGACTGAACATCTGAACCAGCTCAATGTGAAAATGCAAGGCGTTGGAAATACAGTCTTATCCCTTCAACAAGCAGTGTTCGCATTTGAAAACAAGCTAGAACTGTTCATCACCGACATTGAATCAGGTCGTTTACTACACTTTGAAAAACTGGGAGAGTTTAAAGATGAATGCACAGCAAGTGACCCTGCTCAACATCTTGATCTTCAGCAGCTAGCAGGCTTCACATCTAATCTCCTGCAGTCATTCAAAGCGCGCTTTGGAGAATTTCGTGAGCGCACTCGTCTTTTTAAGTTTATCACCCATCCACTTGAGTGTGCAGTGGACAGCACTGACCTTAGTTACATCCCCGGCGTCTCTGTCAGAGATTTTGAGCTACAAGCTGCTGATTTGAAGGCCTCAGACGTGTGGGTGAAAAAGTTCAAGACATTGAATGAAGATTTGGAAAAACTTGCATGCCAGCAAGCAGAGTTGGCGAGCAAACACAAGTGGGCAGAAATGAGAAAACTTGAACACGCGGACCACCTGATTCTCAAAACTTGGAACGCTCTTCCCATTACATACCACACACTGCAGCGTGTGAGTATTGCTGTACTGACGATGTTTGGCTCTACATATGCATGTGAGCAGTCTTTCTCACATCTAAAGCACATTAAGTCTAACCTACGATCACGTTTAACGGATGGAAGTCTCAACGCCTGCATGAAGCTCTGCCTCACCACGTATCAACCAGACTACAAAGCCATCAGCAAAACCATGCAGCTCCAGAAGTCCCATTAATGCAGGGT contains:
- the LOC137518464 gene encoding protein FAM200C-like — its product is MAKRKKDDQYRTFQPEWTEEFAFMERAGSAVCLLCNDKIASMKRSNLQQHFETRHTTFASKYPVGDSRKKACKELLGRVQASQQQLRVWTQQGDWNSASFAGALAFVKHGKPFTDGEYAKTFMLDVANELFDDFSDKDKIIKRIKDMPLSARTVHDRTIMMANKIEATQVKDINTALFFSLALDESTDVSHLSQFSVIARYAVGDKIREESLAVLPMKGTTRGEDLFKAFTEFAKEQNLPMDKLISVCTDGAPCMVGKNRGFVSLLREHEKRPILSFHCILHQEALCAQMCGEQLGEVMSLVIRVVNFIAARALHDRQFKTLLEEVGNNYPGLLLHSNVRWLSRGKVLSRFAACLSEIRTFLAMKKVEHPELANTEWLLKFYYLVDMTEHLNQLNVKMQGVGNTVLSLQQAVFAFENKLELFITDIESGRLLHFEKLGEFKDECTASDPAQHLDLQQLAGFTSNLLQSFKARFGEFRERTRLFKFITHPLECAVDSTDLSYIPGVSVRDFELQAADLKASDVWVKKFKTLNEDLEKLACQQAELASKHKWAEMRKLEHADHLILKTWNALPITYHTLQRVSIAVLTMFGSTYACEQSFSHLKHIKSNLRSRLTDGSLNACMKLCLTTYQPDYKAISKTMQLQKSH